Proteins encoded together in one Astyanax mexicanus isolate ESR-SI-001 chromosome 10, AstMex3_surface, whole genome shotgun sequence window:
- the LOC103038351 gene encoding dynein regulatory complex subunit 3: MDRLFSWDSTAAAGNAVISECMLQEAVKEEGEALKYSEVTRLRLEFKNIFKIEHLWEFTSLVKLQMTNNCIEKIEGLEILTNLECLDLSYNKIKVIEGLDTLVKLKQLNLSMNNISVIENMDTLEHLQHLSLAHTRISQLDNTVEYLRRFKNLRSLRLAGNPISRKTNYTLYIVAHLPDLLYLDFMIVDKQTRERALDEITVTGSLGELEEDTEIKAQTIAKQELQLHRDAFVEDLNGPHPFGSMTVDDGDEVPETMESYELKMSELCMQLFNEGLTQHAQRNNEVDSFFTCYREAVSDNQQKSNQIVTDFEEFRRQAEAEMQELTDSELVKIQRDIVRDNMYQVKRKLMMLEMQLSDNLEDISNEFERKISDLVEGFIEYAQEIFDQCRKLAMHGEKNNHLLKIEERKNELINRINSWKTALIEKIEDEQLKRKYKFISEIGHYI, encoded by the coding sequence ATGGACAGATTGTTTAGTTGGGACAGTACTGCGGCGGCGGGAAACGCTGTGATCAGTGAGTGCATGCTCCAAGAAGCGGTTAAGGAGGAAGGCGAGGCTCTCAAGTATTCTGAAGTAACTCGGCTGCGTCTGGAATTCAAAAATATTTTCAAGATAGAGCACTTATGGGAGTTCACCTCTCTAGTAAAGCTTCAGATGACTAATAACTGCATAGAGAAGATTGAGGGATTAGAGATTCTAACAAACCTGGAGTGCCTTGATTTGTCTTACAACAAAATCAAAGTGATTGAGGGACTAGATACACTTGTGAAGCTTAAACAGCTGAATTTATCCATGAACAACATTTCTGTCATAGAAAATATGGATACACTGGAACATTTACAACACCTCTCTCTTGCTCATACCAGAATCTCCCAGCTTGATAATACTGTGGAGTACCTCAGAAGATTTAAGAACCTGCGCTCGCTTCGCCTGGCCGGGAATCCCATATCCAGAAAGACAAACTACACGCTCTATATAGTTGCGCACCTCCCAGACTTGCTGTACCTGGACTTTATGATTGTGGACAAGCAAACTCGAGAGAGAGCTTTAGACGAGATTACTGTGACAGGATCACTGGGTGAATTAGAGGAGGATACAGAAATTAAGGCTCAGACAATTGCTAAGCAGGAGCTTCAGCTGCATAGGGATGCATTTGTGGAGGACTTGAATGGGCCACATCCATTTGGCAGTATGACtgttgatgatggtgatgaagtgCCTGAAACAATGGAGTCATATGAACTCAAAATGAGCGAATTATGCATGCAGCTCTTTAATGAAGGTTTAACCCAGCATGCTCAGAGAAACAATGAGGTGGACTCTTTCTTCACCTGCTATAGAGAAGCTGTGTCTGACAATCAGCAGAAATCAAATCAGATAGTCACTGACTTTGAGGAGTTTAGGAGGCAGGCGGAGGCAGAGATGCAGGAGTTAACTGACTCAGAGCTGGTGAAGATCCAAAGAGATATTGTACGTGATAACATGTACCAAGTAAAAAGGAAACTCATGATGCTGGAGATGCAGCTTTCGGATAATCTAGAGGACATCAGCAACGAATTTGAAAGGAAAATCTCAGATCTGGTTGAGGGCTTCATTGAATATGCGCAAGAGATATTTGACCAGTGCAGAAAGTTGGCCATGCACGGGGAAAAGAACAACCACCTACTGAAGATAGAGGAAAGGAAAAATGAGCTCATCAACCGTATCAATAGCTGGAAGACTGCACTGATTGAGAAAATTGAGgatgagcagctgaagcggaagTACAAGTTCATCTCAGAGATCGGTCACTATATTTAG